Proteins from one Patescibacteria group bacterium genomic window:
- the recJ gene encoding single-stranded-DNA-specific exonuclease RecJ, with product MSYTWKLPEKNNIDFSKNFPELDQTVAQLLFNRGLTSQAQVDEFLQPDYSQDIHDPYLFKDMEKACNRVYQAVDKNELITIYGDYDADGVCSSVILKTALEIIGAKVEVYLPHREKEGYGLNARAIEELAENNTKLIITCDCGISNALEVDIANKKAMDVIVTDHHAIPENLPKAKAIIHPQVEGEKYPFKFLAGGGVAFKFSQALIINLKNKQSDNEKELHEKWLLDLVAVSTVADMVPLLGENRTLLKYGLKVLKKNRRLGMKKLIEVANLDVEKLDARTIAFSIAPRINAAGRMDHANLAYYLMIEKDQDNATQLARDLNSSNIERQKLTEQIIKSARTKEINEDDYLYTFFDKDWSVGLTGLVAGRLVREFAKPAIVMTEVDGKIIGSGRSVKGFNISKALKELESFLERYGGHPQAAGFAMDKKNLDEFCKGLKKIAARDLAGQDLKPELEIELVIDFEDINWSIVDMLDKFDPYGQANPEPVFMSKEVKVTGVRKVGNDNRHLKLELAKGNKTKGAIAFGLGDREIEIGDMVDIVYNLNINQWNGNREIQLNILDIHPVK from the coding sequence ATGTCATATACTTGGAAATTACCTGAAAAAAATAATATAGACTTTAGCAAAAATTTTCCTGAGCTGGATCAAACTGTTGCTCAGTTGCTTTTTAATCGTGGTCTGACTAGCCAGGCTCAGGTTGATGAGTTTTTACAGCCTGACTATAGTCAGGATATACATGATCCATATTTATTTAAAGATATGGAAAAAGCCTGTAACAGGGTTTATCAGGCAGTAGACAAAAATGAATTAATTACTATCTACGGAGATTATGATGCCGACGGAGTATGTTCGTCAGTTATTTTAAAAACAGCCTTAGAAATCATTGGCGCCAAAGTAGAGGTATATTTACCCCATCGAGAAAAAGAAGGTTATGGGCTCAATGCTAGAGCAATAGAAGAGCTCGCGGAAAATAATACTAAACTTATTATTACTTGTGATTGTGGCATTAGTAATGCTTTGGAGGTTGATATAGCCAACAAAAAAGCTATGGACGTTATAGTGACGGATCATCATGCCATACCGGAAAATTTGCCAAAAGCCAAAGCGATTATTCATCCTCAGGTAGAAGGTGAAAAATATCCCTTCAAATTTTTGGCTGGCGGGGGAGTGGCTTTTAAATTTTCTCAGGCACTTATTATCAATTTAAAAAACAAGCAGTCCGACAATGAAAAAGAACTACATGAAAAATGGTTGCTTGATTTAGTAGCTGTTTCCACTGTAGCCGATATGGTACCTCTGTTGGGAGAAAATAGGACTTTACTTAAATATGGTCTAAAAGTCTTGAAAAAAAATAGGCGCCTAGGTATGAAAAAGCTGATAGAAGTAGCTAATCTTGATGTTGAAAAATTAGATGCCAGAACTATTGCATTTTCTATTGCCCCACGTATCAATGCTGCTGGACGAATGGATCATGCCAATTTGGCCTATTATCTGATGATAGAAAAAGATCAAGACAATGCCACGCAGCTAGCTCGTGATCTTAATAGCTCAAATATTGAAAGACAAAAACTCACCGAACAGATTATAAAATCAGCTAGAACCAAAGAAATTAATGAAGATGATTATCTTTATACATTTTTTGATAAAGATTGGTCAGTTGGTCTGACTGGTTTAGTAGCCGGCCGCCTGGTCAGAGAGTTTGCCAAACCAGCGATAGTCATGACGGAAGTAGACGGCAAGATAATCGGTTCTGGTCGAAGCGTCAAAGGATTTAATATTTCCAAAGCCTTAAAAGAACTAGAATCATTCTTGGAAAGATATGGTGGTCACCCGCAGGCGGCCGGATTTGCTATGGATAAAAAAAATCTGGACGAATTTTGTAAAGGTTTGAAAAAAATAGCTGCCCGTGATCTGGCCGGCCAAGATCTAAAACCCGAATTAGAAATAGAACTAGTGATAGATTTTGAAGATATAAATTGGTCTATAGTGGATATGTTGGACAAATTTGATCCCTATGGACAGGCCAATCCTGAACCGGTTTTTATGTCAAAAGAGGTCAAAGTAACTGGTGTTAGAAAAGTTGGCAACGATAATCGTCATCTCAAATTGGAACTAGCCAAAGGAAATAAAACCAAGGGGGCAATTGCTTTTGGTCTTGGCGATAGGGAGATTGAAATTGGTGATATGGTTGATATAGTATATAATTTAAATATCAATCAATGGAATGGCAATCGAGAAATTCAATTAAATATTTTAGATATTCATCCCGTGAAATAA
- a CDS encoding ribonuclease HI family protein has translation MTYRLFTDGGARGNPGPAAIGGILYQDKQEISSFSEYIGETTNNQAEYKALIKGLETALAKDVFELSCFLDSELVVKQLNKEYKVKDKELAKIFVQAWNLTLKFKKITFSHVRRELNKEADKLVNQALDNKMRTA, from the coding sequence ATGACTTATAGATTATTTACAGACGGCGGAGCACGTGGCAATCCAGGGCCAGCTGCTATTGGCGGGATTTTGTATCAGGATAAACAAGAAATTTCTTCTTTTTCCGAATATATTGGTGAGACTACCAATAATCAAGCCGAATATAAAGCGCTTATCAAAGGGCTGGAAACAGCTTTGGCAAAGGATGTGTTTGAGTTGTCTTGTTTTTTGGATAGTGAATTGGTAGTCAAGCAGCTGAATAAAGAATATAAAGTAAAGGATAAAGAACTGGCTAAAATTTTTGTCCAAGCTTGGAATCTAACATTAAAATTCAAAAAAATTACTTTTTCTCATGTCAGGCGAGAATTAAACAAAGAAGCTGATAAATTGGTCAATCAAGCGTTGGACAATAAGATGAGAACTGCCTAA
- the frr gene encoding ribosome recycling factor produces MHNLIETNKEHFDKTIDFLKKDIGSLRTGRISPSLVEKIMVESYGVKTELLQLAAISSPEPQSIAIKPWDKGVVSSIEKAINQSDLNVNPVVDGDLVRLNFPPLTEESRKNLVKILHKKLEESRIALRGQREKIREDIISKERSGEIAEDGKFQALNDLDELIKEYNEKIKQIGDEKEKEIMTI; encoded by the coding sequence ATGCATAATTTAATAGAGACAAATAAAGAACACTTTGATAAAACCATTGACTTTCTAAAAAAAGATATTGGTTCACTTCGTACTGGACGTATTTCACCAAGTTTGGTAGAAAAAATAATGGTTGAAAGTTACGGTGTAAAAACTGAACTTTTACAATTGGCGGCTATTAGTTCGCCGGAGCCACAATCCATTGCTATAAAGCCTTGGGATAAGGGAGTGGTTAGTAGTATTGAAAAAGCTATTAACCAGTCTGATTTGAATGTAAATCCGGTGGTGGATGGGGATTTGGTAAGATTAAATTTTCCTCCTTTGACAGAAGAAAGTAGAAAAAATTTGGTTAAAATATTACATAAAAAATTAGAAGAATCACGTATTGCCCTTCGCGGACAGCGTGAAAAAATAAGAGAGGACATAATATCCAAAGAAAGAAGTGGAGAAATCGCTGAAGATGGTAAATTTCAGGCTCTTAATGATCTTGATGAGCTGATCAAAGAGTATAATGAAAAAATCAAACAAATTGGCGATGAAAAAGAAAAAGAAATAATGACAATTTAA
- a CDS encoding site-2 protease family protein has translation METIITFILILGLLILVHELGHFISARRLGVDVEEFAIGFPPKIFSKKKNGVKYSINWIPLGGYVKIKGESGDNTDDPNSFAVQPAWKKLIIVSAGVFMNFLLSFILLSIIFVSGFPQELDGSIPADKITDKRVTVLEIVKNSPADKAGIEIGDKVVSINGEVFDDYNAAHDKIESLRGQTVDIIVEKSNKQTEQYKIEHAQLDGEEASMIGIGIINTGVVNYGFFGGIWQGLKVTGIMIFRIIQALYYLIADLVTKGAVPEGFGGPVAVAMVTGEVIKLGFLRIVYFAAVLSINLGVINFFPFPALDGGRALFISLQAITRRKLNEKVEAWIHNSGFIILVALLVIITVRDFKNYGPMIFNSIKNLF, from the coding sequence ATGGAAACAATTATAACATTTATATTAATTTTAGGTTTGCTAATCCTAGTTCATGAACTAGGACACTTTATTAGTGCGCGTCGTTTGGGAGTAGATGTGGAGGAGTTTGCGATTGGTTTTCCACCCAAGATTTTTTCCAAAAAGAAAAATGGAGTGAAATATTCAATCAACTGGATACCACTGGGCGGTTATGTAAAAATTAAAGGGGAGTCTGGAGACAATACTGACGATCCAAATAGTTTTGCTGTCCAGCCGGCTTGGAAAAAACTTATTATTGTTTCAGCTGGTGTATTTATGAATTTTCTCTTGTCTTTTATTTTACTATCAATTATTTTTGTATCTGGATTTCCACAAGAACTAGACGGTAGTATCCCGGCTGACAAAATAACTGATAAAAGAGTAACGGTTTTGGAAATAGTCAAAAACAGCCCAGCTGATAAAGCGGGTATTGAGATAGGCGATAAAGTAGTTTCTATAAATGGCGAGGTATTTGATGATTATAATGCTGCTCATGATAAAATAGAGAGCCTAAGGGGTCAGACAGTTGATATTATCGTAGAAAAATCAAACAAACAGACCGAACAATACAAGATAGAACATGCTCAATTAGATGGCGAAGAGGCTTCAATGATTGGTATTGGTATTATTAATACTGGTGTTGTAAATTATGGATTTTTTGGCGGTATATGGCAGGGTTTGAAAGTCACGGGCATTATGATATTTCGTATTATCCAAGCTTTGTATTATCTAATTGCTGACTTAGTTACCAAAGGTGCTGTGCCTGAGGGATTTGGTGGGCCGGTAGCAGTAGCGATGGTGACTGGCGAAGTCATAAAATTAGGATTTTTACGTATTGTATATTTTGCTGCTGTCTTATCTATCAATCTAGGGGTTATAAATTTCTTCCCTTTCCCGGCTCTGGATGGAGGTCGCGCCTTATTTATTAGTTTGCAGGCCATCACCAGGCGAAAGCTAAATGAAAAAGTAGAGGCTTGGATACATAATAGCGGTTTTATCATTTTGGTGGCTTTATTAGTTATTATTACTGTTAGAGATTTTAAGAATTATGGACCAATGATATTTAATTCTATCAAAAATTTATTTTAA
- a CDS encoding rod shape-determining protein: MFKRLFRNFSKDIGIDLGTANTLVYVKDQGIIINEPSIVAINNRTEKIVAVGEDAKIMMGKTPQHITVSRPLVDGIISDFEVSEKMLKHFIEKVHRESFTFMPRPRVVIGLPLDVTEVERKAVEDSVMGAGASEVLLIEEPMAAAIGAGLPILEASGSMIVDIGGGTTEIAVISLGGVVSWKSLKLAGDKLNEAIIQYARDKFNLLLGERTAEKIKIQVASVLPMDKVLKTTMRGRDLLTGLPKEVQITDANIREAIIRPVKLIVENIKATIENTPPELVADLYEKGMVLSGGGALLRGLDTLISQETKMPVHITDEPLTAVVRGTGKILDDLDNLQDIILPSTKDLGLN; the protein is encoded by the coding sequence ATGTTTAAAAGACTATTTCGAAATTTTTCTAAAGACATTGGTATTGACCTGGGAACGGCCAATACTTTAGTTTATGTCAAAGATCAGGGAATTATTATCAATGAGCCATCTATAGTGGCAATAAATAATCGTACCGAAAAAATTGTAGCAGTTGGTGAAGATGCCAAAATCATGATGGGTAAGACTCCTCAGCATATTACTGTCAGTCGTCCTTTGGTAGACGGGATTATTTCTGATTTTGAAGTATCTGAAAAAATGCTCAAGCATTTTATAGAAAAAGTCCATCGTGAATCATTTACATTTATGCCTCGACCAAGAGTAGTGATTGGTCTCCCTCTTGATGTGACAGAAGTAGAAAGAAAGGCAGTAGAAGATTCAGTGATGGGGGCTGGTGCTTCAGAAGTGCTGCTTATAGAAGAGCCAATGGCAGCTGCCATTGGAGCTGGTTTACCAATTTTGGAGGCTTCAGGATCAATGATAGTTGACATTGGAGGTGGTACTACAGAGATTGCGGTTATTTCATTAGGAGGAGTAGTTTCTTGGAAATCTCTCAAACTGGCCGGTGATAAATTAAACGAAGCTATTATTCAGTATGCTCGTGATAAATTTAATTTGCTTTTAGGGGAGAGGACTGCGGAAAAGATTAAGATACAGGTAGCTTCGGTGTTGCCAATGGACAAGGTATTAAAAACTACCATGCGTGGTCGTGACCTTTTGACTGGTTTGCCAAAAGAGGTTCAAATTACTGATGCTAATATTCGTGAGGCTATTATACGGCCGGTGAAATTGATAGTAGAAAATATTAAGGCTACTATTGAAAACACTCCCCCGGAGCTTGTCGCCGATCTTTATGAAAAAGGCATGGTCTTATCAGGTGGTGGGGCCTTACTGAGGGGTTTGGATACTCTTATTTCACAAGAAACTAAAATGCCTGTTCATATTACTGATGAACCACTGACGGCAGTGGTCCGAGGTACCGGAAAAATATTGGATGATTTAGATAATTTACAAGATATAATTTTACCTTCTACTAAAGATTTGGGACTAAATTAA
- the mreC gene encoding rod shape-determining protein MreC: MLKQNLRVFLLFILVVIFLILFKNGQIFDVGILFRSWFGPKGSVNQLYDQPSDLEEDYKNLLVENNQLKTLAKENQELRELLALKEKENYTLAIADILGRDPVNRNILIIDIGKNKNVELGQAVVVNNGIIVGKVIDVGQDSSKVRLLTDSFSKLAVKVGDQQNISGILTGSLGLVMDLSYIPQEQEIKKGDLVVSADIDAKIPSGLVIGKVEEVEFSQEELFKNASISPLINYDNLSMLAIITSL, translated from the coding sequence ATGCTAAAACAAAATCTAAGAGTTTTTTTGCTTTTCATATTGGTTGTGATTTTTTTAATTTTATTTAAAAATGGTCAAATTTTTGATGTAGGGATTTTGTTTCGTAGTTGGTTTGGTCCCAAGGGATCGGTAAATCAGCTTTATGATCAGCCAAGTGATCTGGAAGAGGATTATAAAAATCTGTTGGTTGAAAATAATCAACTAAAAACTCTAGCCAAAGAAAATCAAGAACTTCGTGAATTATTAGCGCTAAAGGAAAAAGAAAATTATACCTTAGCTATTGCCGATATATTGGGTCGTGATCCGGTCAATAGAAACATTTTGATTATTGATATTGGAAAAAATAAAAATGTGGAGTTGGGTCAGGCGGTTGTAGTAAACAATGGTATTATTGTAGGGAAGGTAATAGATGTTGGGCAGGATTCTTCAAAGGTGCGTCTTTTGACTGATAGTTTTAGCAAATTAGCTGTCAAAGTAGGTGATCAACAAAATATTTCTGGTATTTTGACTGGCTCCTTGGGTTTGGTGATGGACTTGAGTTATATACCACAGGAGCAGGAGATAAAAAAAGGAGATCTGGTAGTAAGTGCCGATATAGATGCCAAGATTCCTAGCGGTCTGGTGATTGGTAAGGTGGAGGAAGTAGAATTTTCTCAGGAGGAGCTATTTAAAAATGCGTCTATTAGCCCGCTTATAAATTATGATAATTTAAGTATGTTAGCAATTATTACTAGTTTATGA
- the mrdA gene encoding penicillin-binding protein 2 — MIKSNPFKIQEGSVKDSKVSGFIKQKKSGDYLELGWLGKHQRLGKFFADRKIRNLFILFLFILFILFGRAFYLQVVRGEYFRNVAEGNRIKSNIIKANRGLFYDRFGNLMVKNVSYFFLYLIPDFLPTEIEIRDEILNQVASTLGIDKTEIEARIQEESDSSDQVLIYENISYQTAIKLIIMSENYPAINISFEPRRQYFADLGSAHILGYLGAVGEEDVKDAKYNYHDRIGKSGLELIYEDVLRGKDGSQEVEVDALFREKNMLSITDPIDGDDLYLTLDNKAQAKLAEIMKKYAANYDKPKMAAIVLDPKDGGILAMNSLPDYDSNIFTSVLNTGQYQEIIQDENNPLLNRVISGTYPLGSVFKTVVASAALEEKVINKNFKVNSTGGVSVGGSFFPDWRAGGHGMTDIYWAIADSVNTFFYSIGGGNNEWLSRGLGVDKIIDYAKKFGFGNKTGVDLPSEAVGFLPSKDWKEDTFGERWYLGDTYNLSIGQGFLTVTPIQTAVMMSYFANQGVAYQPHFVKEIKQGDKIVPYEPKAILTNLVASDNLSTVREALRLTVTQGTAQSLQSVPVKVAGKTGTAQFRKDKIPHSWMAAFAPYDDPKIVTVVLVEEGGDVGWAVAITREFMEWYFSQ; from the coding sequence ATGATAAAAAGCAATCCTTTTAAAATTCAAGAGGGGTCAGTCAAGGATTCAAAGGTCAGCGGCTTTATAAAACAAAAAAAAAGCGGTGATTATTTAGAGTTGGGTTGGTTGGGAAAGCATCAGAGGCTTGGTAAGTTTTTTGCCGATAGAAAAATCAGAAATCTTTTTATTTTATTTTTATTTATTCTTTTTATTTTATTTGGCCGAGCTTTTTATTTGCAAGTTGTCAGGGGGGAATATTTTAGGAATGTGGCTGAGGGAAATAGGATTAAATCCAATATAATCAAAGCCAATCGTGGTTTATTTTATGATCGTTTTGGAAATTTGATGGTCAAAAATGTTTCATATTTCTTTTTATATCTTATTCCTGATTTTTTGCCGACTGAGATTGAGATCAGAGATGAAATACTCAATCAAGTAGCCTCAACTTTGGGAATAGATAAAACAGAAATTGAAGCTCGTATTCAAGAGGAGTCTGATAGCTCAGATCAGGTTTTGATTTATGAAAATATTTCTTATCAGACAGCTATCAAGCTAATTATCATGTCAGAAAATTATCCAGCTATTAATATTTCTTTTGAACCTCGCCGTCAATATTTTGCTGATTTGGGTTCAGCTCATATCTTGGGTTATTTGGGAGCAGTCGGTGAAGAAGATGTTAAAGATGCTAAGTATAATTATCATGATAGAATAGGTAAAAGCGGTTTGGAGTTGATCTATGAAGATGTACTCAGGGGAAAAGATGGCAGTCAGGAGGTAGAGGTAGACGCTTTATTTAGAGAAAAAAATATGCTGTCTATAACTGATCCAATTGACGGGGATGATTTATATTTAACATTAGATAATAAGGCTCAGGCCAAACTAGCTGAAATAATGAAAAAATATGCGGCTAACTATGATAAACCAAAAATGGCGGCTATAGTTTTGGATCCTAAAGATGGCGGAATATTGGCTATGAATAGTTTGCCCGATTATGATAGTAATATTTTTACCAGTGTTTTAAATACTGGGCAATATCAAGAGATTATTCAAGATGAAAACAATCCCTTATTGAATAGGGTTATTTCTGGGACTTACCCATTGGGTTCTGTCTTTAAAACAGTGGTTGCTTCAGCTGCCCTTGAAGAAAAAGTAATAAATAAAAATTTTAAAGTAAATAGTACGGGAGGAGTGAGTGTTGGCGGTAGTTTTTTTCCTGACTGGCGAGCTGGCGGCCATGGCATGACAGATATTTATTGGGCAATAGCTGATTCAGTAAATACATTTTTTTATTCTATTGGCGGTGGCAACAATGAATGGCTCAGTCGTGGCTTGGGAGTAGACAAAATTATTGACTATGCCAAAAAATTTGGCTTTGGCAACAAGACTGGTGTTGATTTACCATCTGAAGCTGTGGGATTTTTGCCTTCCAAAGATTGGAAAGAAGATACCTTTGGTGAAAGGTGGTATCTGGGGGATACTTATAATCTATCTATTGGTCAAGGATTTTTGACAGTCACACCAATACAAACTGCTGTTATGATGTCATATTTTGCCAATCAAGGAGTAGCTTATCAACCACATTTTGTCAAAGAAATAAAACAAGGCGATAAAATTGTTCCCTATGAGCCCAAAGCTATTTTGACGAATCTTGTAGCATCTGATAATTTAAGTACTGTCAGAGAGGCTCTGAGGTTAACTGTCACCCAAGGCACAGCTCAAAGTCTTCAGTCTGTCCCAGTCAAAGTAGCCGGCAAAACGGGCACAGCGCAGTTTCGTAAAGATAAAATTCCGCATTCTTGGATGGCAGCCTTTGCACCTTATGATGACCCCAAAATTGTGACAGTTGTTTTGGTGGAAGAAGGCGGCGATGTTGGTTGGGCTGTTGCTATAACTCGAGAGTTTATGGAGTGGTATTTTTCCCAATAA
- the greA gene encoding transcription elongation factor GreA, which produces MDKKVFSQAGLDKLKNELEHLKTEKRPQVSERIKTAKELGDLSENAEYQDAKEEQSFVEGRILELEHLIKTAVVAETNADSDKVYIGSQVKIDKDGQILDFTIVGSTEAEPLSGRISLESPFGKALLNKKVGDEAEVDLPGGKVKCKILEIK; this is translated from the coding sequence ATGGATAAAAAAGTTTTTAGCCAAGCTGGGCTGGACAAGCTCAAAAATGAGCTCGAACACCTCAAAACTGAAAAAAGACCTCAGGTATCTGAGAGGATAAAAACAGCCAAAGAGCTAGGCGATTTATCAGAAAATGCTGAATATCAAGATGCCAAAGAAGAGCAGTCTTTTGTTGAAGGCCGTATTTTAGAATTGGAGCATTTGATAAAAACAGCCGTTGTCGCAGAGACCAATGCAGATAGCGATAAAGTTTATATTGGCTCACAGGTAAAGATTGATAAAGATGGTCAGATTTTAGATTTTACTATAGTTGGTAGTACCGAGGCCGAGCCACTAAGTGGCCGTATTTCTCTAGAATCTCCATTTGGTAAAGCTTTATTAAACAAAAAAGTTGGTGATGAAGCAGAAGTTGATTTGCCAGGTGGCAAAGTAAAGTGTAAGATTTTAGAAATAAAATAA
- a CDS encoding rod shape-determining protein, translated as MFIKKIGIDLGTTYTLVYIPKRGIVIHEPSVVAVSILDNKVMAVGDEAKEMIGRTPDSIVAARPLKNGVIADYRTTESMLKYFINKAVGGMKIFRPEVMIAVPAGITSTERRAVIDATLNAGAKAAYIIKEPIAAAIGADIPIGSASGHMIVDMGGGTSEIAVISLGGIVASTSVRIGGNKYDSAIGEFIKKKYNLAIGERTAEEVKIKIGSAQFLPKEEKLFMDIKGRDMITGLPRTINVSSDDVTEALQNELQSLISAVKSVLYQTPPELSADIMDKGMVLSGGTSLLRNMDKLLSQATGVPAYVADDSLLCVARGTGIALENLESYKRSILSAK; from the coding sequence ATGTTTATAAAAAAGATAGGAATTGATTTGGGCACTACTTATACTTTGGTTTATATTCCAAAACGCGGTATTGTAATACACGAGCCATCTGTTGTGGCTGTTTCTATCTTGGACAATAAAGTAATGGCAGTGGGCGATGAAGCCAAAGAAATGATTGGCCGTACACCGGATTCTATTGTAGCTGCTAGGCCATTAAAAAATGGAGTAATTGCTGACTATCGTACTACAGAAAGCATGCTTAAATATTTTATAAACAAAGCTGTGGGTGGTATGAAAATATTCAGACCGGAAGTCATGATTGCCGTACCAGCCGGCATCACCTCTACAGAGAGAAGGGCAGTAATTGATGCTACTTTAAATGCCGGTGCCAAAGCTGCTTATATTATCAAAGAGCCGATTGCAGCCGCTATAGGAGCCGATATTCCAATTGGTAGTGCTTCTGGACACATGATTGTTGATATGGGGGGAGGCACCAGTGAAATTGCTGTTATTTCTTTGGGTGGTATTGTAGCTAGTACATCTGTCAGAATAGGTGGCAATAAATATGACAGTGCCATAGGTGAATTTATAAAAAAGAAATATAATTTGGCTATTGGTGAAAGAACTGCTGAAGAAGTAAAAATAAAAATTGGTAGCGCTCAATTTTTACCAAAAGAAGAAAAATTATTTATGGATATCAAAGGGCGGGATATGATTACTGGGTTGCCACGGACTATCAATGTCAGTTCAGATGATGTGACAGAAGCTTTACAAAATGAATTACAAAGTTTGATCTCGGCTGTAAAATCTGTCTTATATCAAACACCACCCGAGCTTTCAGCTGATATCATGGACAAGGGCATGGTTTTATCTGGTGGCACTTCACTGCTTAGAAACATGGATAAATTGCTATCCCAAGCCACTGGCGTACCGGCTTATGTAGCTGATGATTCTCTACTTTGTGTAGCTCGTGGCACAGGTATTGCCCTAGAAAATTTGGAAAGTTATAAACGAAGTATTTTATCGGCCAAATAA
- a CDS encoding glycosyltransferase family 4 protein, whose product MKTIGLEATRADKKYKTGTEWYAWHLLNQFKKLDKENKFFVYYNQNLAGDLMDAPENFYFKQLKWPFSKFWTHLRLGFELIIHPVEKFFASNAVPIMGRGEIIVTIHDLGFLKNPDLYHPLERWYQKWSHNIAVKRSKKIITISNATKQDIIKYYPQAKDKIKVIYLGWDSSEFGPISREDKLGYVDEHDHPEKYILYTGRIETKKNVQNLIRAYRMGNFKWPLMLAGRPGNFGYQEIQNMIKDTKIKNDVIILGYVSQKNYTKLIASASMFVFPSKFEGFGLPILEAMASGVPVVCSDMPVLHEVAGEAAVYFDPDNPQDIKDKMTQVYQEERLREILIAKGLKRAGNFSWQKCAQETLDYILDKS is encoded by the coding sequence ATGAAAACGATAGGATTAGAGGCAACCAGAGCGGACAAAAAATACAAAACTGGTACAGAGTGGTATGCTTGGCATTTATTAAATCAATTCAAAAAACTAGATAAAGAAAATAAATTTTTTGTCTATTATAATCAAAACCTTGCCGGTGATCTTATGGATGCACCGGAAAATTTTTATTTTAAACAACTTAAATGGCCATTTTCAAAATTTTGGACTCACTTACGTCTTGGTTTTGAGCTGATTATTCACCCGGTGGAAAAGTTTTTTGCCTCCAATGCAGTACCTATCATGGGTCGAGGTGAGATAATTGTGACAATTCATGATTTGGGGTTTTTGAAAAATCCTGATTTATATCATCCTTTGGAAAGATGGTATCAGAAATGGTCACACAATATCGCTGTCAAAAGATCCAAAAAGATAATAACTATATCCAATGCCACAAAGCAGGATATTATAAAGTATTATCCTCAAGCTAAAGATAAAATAAAAGTTATCTATCTTGGTTGGGATAGTTCAGAGTTTGGCCCTATCTCAAGAGAGGATAAGTTAGGATATGTTGACGAGCATGATCATCCGGAAAAGTACATACTTTATACTGGCCGGATTGAGACTAAAAAAAATGTCCAAAATCTTATACGAGCATATCGTATGGGCAATTTCAAATGGCCTCTTATGTTGGCTGGCCGGCCGGGTAATTTTGGCTATCAAGAAATCCAAAATATGATAAAAGACACCAAGATAAAAAATGACGTAATAATTCTTGGTTATGTTAGTCAAAAAAATTATACCAAGCTGATTGCTAGTGCTAGTATGTTTGTCTTTCCCTCCAAATTTGAAGGCTTTGGATTGCCGATTTTGGAGGCAATGGCTTCTGGAGTGCCGGTTGTGTGTTCAGATATGCCTGTTTTACACGAGGTGGCAGGTGAAGCAGCTGTTTATTTTGATCCTGATAATCCACAAGATATTAAAGATAAAATGACTCAGGTGTATCAGGAAGAAAGATTACGAGAAATATTAATAGCTAAAGGTTTGAAAAGAGCTGGGAATTTTTCTTGGCAAAAATGTGCCCAAGAAACACTAGACTATATTTTAGATAAGTCTTGA